Proteins co-encoded in one Gossypium arboreum isolate Shixiya-1 chromosome 11, ASM2569848v2, whole genome shotgun sequence genomic window:
- the LOC108471610 gene encoding uncharacterized protein At4g02000-like produces MGDSNMVDDGLANLNIMDDEEEPLVVVGANIATGQLYDLCLVGRVLKDSVVNFPSVKNTPTDLWHPLRGVAISELEGKRILFKFYSEVDLNRVMDGMPWFFNRHLIIFHRLIEGEDPITVSLWETVFWVQIHNLPVGVVTEGMTRQFGDFIGKFLEYDTSMVLRGVSRFMRIKVLLDTRSPLKRKKLIDIGQSKSSYVSFQYERLSLFCFLCGRLGHGKSFCQVRLTLGNQQVEFG; encoded by the coding sequence ATGGGTGATTCCAATATGGTGGATGATGGGCTAGCAAATCTCAACATTATGGACGATGAAGAAGAGCCCTTGGTGGTCGTAGGGGCCAACATTGCTACAGGTCAATTATATGATTTGTGTTTGGTTGGGCGAGTTCTTAAGGATAGTGTGGTTAATTTTCCTTCTGTAAAAAATACACCGACTGATTTATGGCATCCGTTGAGGGGCGTGGCTATTTCGGAATTAGAGGGTAAGAGGATTTTATTCAAGTTTTACAGTGAAGTCGATTTAAATCGAGTCATGGACGGCATGCCCTGGTTTTTTAACCGACATCTCATTATTTTCCATAGATTAATAGAGGGTGAGGATCCAATCACAGTGTCTCTTTGGGAAACGGTGTTTTGGGTGCAAATTCACAATCTTCCAGTTGGAGTTGTAACCGAGGGGATGACTAGACAGTTTGGGGATTTTATCGGTAAATTCTTAGAATATGATACTTCAATGGTACTCAGAGGAGTCAGTAGATTTATGCGAATTAAAGTATTATTGGATACTCGTTCTCCGCTTAAAAGGAAGAAGCTGATTGATATTGGTCAGAGTAAATCATCTTATGTTTCTTTCCAGTATGAAAGGTTGTCATTATTTTGTTTTCTCTGTGGTCGGTTGGGGCATGGTAAAAGTTTTTGCCAAGTCCGATTAACGTTGGGGAATCAACAAGTGGAATTTGGGTAA